From the Oceanobacillus kimchii X50 genome, the window ATCCCAATTCTCGAGATTAATAACTAAAGAAATTCGCTTCTTACTGCGTACAGATCCAGCTCCAAATAGGGTCATTACGTTAATAATACCAAGACCTCTGATCTCTAATAAATGCTCAATTAAGGGAGGAGCATTTCCAATTAGGCTATCATAATCTTCTTGCCGAATCTCTACATTGTCATCTGCGACTAATCGATGGCCTCTTTTAACTAGTTCTAAAGCTGTTTCACTTTTACCTACTCCACTTTGACCAATAATTAACACACCAACTCCATAAATATCTACGAGAACTCCATGTATAGCAGTAAATGGAGCAAACTTTGATTCTAAATAGTTGGTTAATCGGCTAATAACACGAGTAGTTTTTCTAGGAGATTGAAGAATAGGTACACCAGATTTCTCAGATGCTTCTTTCAATTCTTCAGGGATATCCATTCCTCTAGAAACAACTATCCCCGGAGTGATATCAGTACATAACCGTTCAGCACGATCTCTTCTTTGAGCCGAACTTAAATCTAGAAAATAAGCCATTTCTGTTTTACCAATAAGTTGCAAGCGTTCTTTAGGGTAATATCTAAAATAGCCAGTCATCTCTATTCCTGGTCTAGAAATATCACTTGTTATAATTTCACGTTGTATTCCATCTTCTCCTGATACTAAAGTCAGGTTAAAATTATTCAATAAATCTTGAGTACGGACCACCGCT encodes:
- the hprK gene encoding HPr(Ser) kinase/phosphatase codes for the protein MVAVVRTQDLLNNFNLTLVSGEDGIQREIITSDISRPGIEMTGYFRYYPKERLQLIGKTEMAYFLDLSSAQRRDRAERLCTDITPGIVVSRGMDIPEELKEASEKSGVPILQSPRKTTRVISRLTNYLESKFAPFTAIHGVLVDIYGVGVLIIGQSGVGKSETALELVKRGHRLVADDNVEIRQEDYDSLIGNAPPLIEHLLEIRGLGIINVMTLFGAGSVRSKKRISLVINLENWDEKKQYDRLGLDEDMMKIMDVHLPKATIPVRPGRNLAVIIEVAAMNFRLKRMGVNTAEEFSERLSTMIEKGELE